One part of the Populus alba chromosome 18, ASM523922v2, whole genome shotgun sequence genome encodes these proteins:
- the LOC118051085 gene encoding probable 2-oxoglutarate-dependent dioxygenase AOP1: MAAQVEIPFLDISDEALAGLEVKSEKWKELCNQVREACETHGIFFLVYDKIPTSLREEMFVALKTLFDLPEETKNKHVNPKPYRSYLGNCPVIPFHESFGVDDAPTLDASQAFTTLMWPEGNPSFCETIHGMSSKMQELNFLVMKMIYESFDIEKLYDSFVEETTSIFRIMKYKVPPSATDSSIGLVAHTDKKAITILCQNEVQGLEIQTKNGDWAQVMVPENAFTAVVGDALKAWSNGRLHAARHRVVISGEKDRYSCGLFSMPKEEAVVEVPDELVDKEHPLQYRPFNYSDYISYFVSKLSDDALEIYAGI, translated from the exons ATGGCAGCTCAGGTCGAAATCCCGTTTCTTGATATCTCCGACGAAGCTTTGGCAGGCTTGGAAGTTAAGAGTGAGAAGTGGAAAGAATTGTGTAACCAAGTTAGAGAGGCATGTGAGACTCACGGGATCTTCTTTTTGGTTTATGACAAGATTCCTACAAGCCTACGTGAAGAAATGTTTGTTGCCCTGAAGACACTGTTTGATCTTCCTGAGGAGACAAAGAACAAGCACGTCAATCCTAAGCCATATCGAAGTTACTTAGGTAACTGTCCTGTAATTCCTTTTCATGAGAGCTTTGGTGTTGATGATGCTCCAACTCTTGACGCTTCTCAAGCTTTTACCACCCTTATGTGGCCAGAAGGGAACCCAAGTTTCTG TGAGACCATCCATGGCATGAGCTCAAAGATGCAAGAACTGAATTTTCTGGTGATGAAAATGATATACGAAAGCTTCGACATTGAAAAGCTCTACGACTCTTTCGTTGAGGAAACCACCAGTATATTTCGAATAATGAAGTATAAAGTTCCTCCAAGTGCGACGGACTCGTCCATCGGTCTAGTGGCTCACACTGACAAAAAAGCCATCACCATTTTATGCCAAAATGAAGTTCAGGGTCTTGAGATTCAAACCAAGAATGGAGATTGGGCTCAAGTCATGGTTCCAGAGAATGCTTTCACAGCTGTTGTTGGTGACGCACTCAAG GCATGGAGCAATGGCAGACTTCACGCAGCAAGGCATAGGGTGGTGATTAGCGGGGAAAAAGACAGGTATTCTTGTGGACTGTTTTCAATGCCCAAGGAGGAAGCAGTAGTTGAGGTGCCAGATGAACTCGTGGACAAGGAGCATCCTCTTCAATACAGGCCATTTAATTATTCAGATTATATCTCCTACTTTGTTTCCAAGCTAAGTGATGATGCGTTGGAGATATATGCTGGCATTTGA